One region of Corvus moneduloides isolate bCorMon1 chromosome 15, bCorMon1.pri, whole genome shotgun sequence genomic DNA includes:
- the RGS14 gene encoding regulator of G-protein signaling 14 isoform X2 has protein sequence MDSKDATVMLLMFPTQHSPAPIQMGHTEGCWCQGVMLGDRKTARTDPFSLSELNASRTRGSNHSVNSLPGPPTSCGSTQGSVVSWAESFETLLQDRVAVTYFTEFLKKEFSAENVYFWQACERFQQIPASDTQQLAQEARRIYDEFLSSHSVSPVNIDKQAWIGEDMLATPSPDMFRIQQLQIFNLMKFDSYTRFVKSPLYQACLRAESQGQPLPDLRPHSRSSSPPPDLSKKSKLKLGKSLPLGVETAGSGANRSPRRSFRKGERREPSWAEGGEGGRSAMLWRESQGSLNSSASLDLGFLSSASTATSPCTEGQQKSLGGSEAELPAKPMKYCCVYLPDGTASLASVRPGRSIRDMLVGICEKRGFSLPDIKVYLVGNEQKALVLDQECSVLADQEVKLENRISFDLEISSLNKTIRITARSTKRIREALQPVLGKYGVSVEQTLLRRQGEPATLDLEKLVSTVSAQKLVLETPADVRVMESAEAAAAPSLLRSEEGSPTGAEPDTRWEVPSSFSRPRASAAMNLNRRTYDLEGLVELLNRAQSCRANDQRGLLSKEDLVLPDFLQLPVQDNSACEGSDQPSAPQPDSEGNSLPQEEPALAQPSFDHKL, from the exons ATGGACTCCAAGGATGCCACTGTGATGCTCCTTATGTTCCCTACCCAGCACTCACCAGCTCCGATCCAGATGGGGCACACAGagggctgctggtgccagggTGTGATGCTGGGGGACAGGAAGACAGCAAGAACTGACCCTTTTTCTCTGTCAGAGTTAAATGCCTCCCGGACCCGTGGCAGCAACCACAGTGTGAACAGCCTGCCAGGCCCACCGACCTCGTGTGGATCCACACAGGGCTCTGTGGTCAGCTGGGCTGAATCCTTCGAGACACTGCTGCAGGACCGTGTGGCTGTCACCTACTTCACT gAGTTCCTCAAGAAGGAGTTCAGTGCTGAAAACGTCTACTTTTGGCAAGCATGTGAACGCTTCCAGCAGATCCCAGCCAGTGACACACAGCAG CTGGCCCAGGAGGCACGGCGGATCTACGATGAGTTCCTCTCCAGCCACTCGGTCAGCCCTGTGAACATTGACAAGCAGGCCTGGATTGGGGAGGACATGCTGGCCACCCCCTCCCCAGACATGTTTcgcatccagcagctccag ATCTTCAACTTGATGAAGTTTGACAGCTACACACGTTTCGTGAAATCCCCGCTCTACCAGGCCTGCCTGCGGGCAGAGAGccaggggcagcccctgcccgaCCTGCGGCCCCACTcccgcagcagcagcccccCTCCTGACCTCAGCAAG AAGTCAAAGCTGAAGCTGGGCAAGTCCCTGCCACTGGGCGTGGAGACAGCAGGCAGTGGTGCCAACCGCAGCCCTCGCCGGTCCTTCAGGAAGGGAGAGCGGCGGGAGCCCTCCTGGGCAG AGGGGGGAGAAGGCGGCAGGAGCGCCATGCTGTGGAGGGAGTCCCAGGGCTCACTCAACTCCTCAGCCAGCCTGGACCTGGGCTTCTTGTCCTcggccagcacagccaccagccCCTGCACGGAG GGCCAACAGAAGAGCCTGGGGGGCAGCGAGGCAGAGCTGCCGGCCAAGCCCATGAAGTACTGCTGCGTGTACCTGCCCGACGGCACGGCCTCGCTGGCCTCCGTCCGGCCCGGCCGCTCCATCCGGGACATGCTGGTGGGGATATGTGAGAAACGCGGCTTCAGCCTCCCCGACATCAAGGTCTACCTGGTGGGGAATGAGCAG AAAGCGCTGGTGCTGGACCAGGAGTGCTCTGTGTTGGCAGACCAGGAGGTGAAGCTGGAGAACAGGATAAGCTTTGA cctggaaaTCTCCTCCCTCAACAAGACCATCCGCATCACAGCCAGGTCAACCAAGCGCATCCGGGAAGCGCTGCAGCCCGTGCTGGGGAAGTACGGCGTGAGCGTGGAGCAGACACTGCTGCGCAGG CAAGGCGAGCCAGCCACCCTGGACCTGGAGAAGCTGGTCAGCACAGTGTCTGCTCAGAAACTTGTCTTGGAAACGCCAGCAG ACGTGAGAGTGATGGAGAGTGCTGAGGCTGCGGCTGCCCCCTCTCTGCTCCGGAGTGAG GAGGGAAGCCCaacaggagcagagcctgacacgCGGTGGGAGGtgccctcctccttctccaggcCACGGGCTTCAGCTGCCATGAACCTCAACCGCCGCACGTATGACCTGGAAG ggctggtggAGCTGCTGAACCGTGCCCAGAGCTGCCGGGCCAACGACCAGCGTGGGCTGCTCTCTAAGGAGGACCTGGTCCTGCCTGACTTCCTCCAGCTCCCCGTGCAGGACAACAGTGCCTGCGAGGGGTCAGATCAGCCCAGTGCCCCTCAGCCTGACTCTGAGGGAAACAGCCTCCCTCAGGAAGAGCCTGCGCTGGCTCAGCCTTCGTTCGACCACAAGCTCTGA
- the RGS14 gene encoding regulator of G-protein signaling 14 isoform X5, with protein MDSKDATVMLLMFPTQHSPAPIQMGHTEGCWCQGVMLGDRKTARTDPFSLSELNASRTRGSNHSVNSLPGPPTSCGSTQGSVVSWAESFETLLQDRVAVTYFTEFLKKEFSAENVYFWQACERFQQIPASDTQQLAQEARRIYDEFLSSHSVSPVNIDKQAWIGEDMLATPSPDMFRIQQLQIFNLMKFDSYTRFVKSPLYQACLRAESQGQPLPDLRPHSRSSSPPPDLSKAEMLLNSPQKSKLKLGKSLPLGVETAGSGANRSPRRSFRKGERREPSWAEGGEGGRSAMLWRESQGSLNSSASLDLGFLSSASTATSPCTEGQQKSLGGSEAELPAKPMKYCCVYLPDGTASLASVRPGRSIRDMLVGICEKRGFSLPDIKVYLVGNEQKALVLDQECSVLADQEVKLENRISFDLEISSLNKTIRITARSTKRIREALQPVLGKYGVSVEQTLLRRQGEPATLDLEKLVSTVSAQKLVLETPADVRVMESAEAAAAPSLLRSEEGSPTGAEPDTRWEVPSSFSRPRASAAMNLNRRTYDLEGA; from the exons ATGGACTCCAAGGATGCCACTGTGATGCTCCTTATGTTCCCTACCCAGCACTCACCAGCTCCGATCCAGATGGGGCACACAGagggctgctggtgccagggTGTGATGCTGGGGGACAGGAAGACAGCAAGAACTGACCCTTTTTCTCTGTCAGAGTTAAATGCCTCCCGGACCCGTGGCAGCAACCACAGTGTGAACAGCCTGCCAGGCCCACCGACCTCGTGTGGATCCACACAGGGCTCTGTGGTCAGCTGGGCTGAATCCTTCGAGACACTGCTGCAGGACCGTGTGGCTGTCACCTACTTCACT gAGTTCCTCAAGAAGGAGTTCAGTGCTGAAAACGTCTACTTTTGGCAAGCATGTGAACGCTTCCAGCAGATCCCAGCCAGTGACACACAGCAG CTGGCCCAGGAGGCACGGCGGATCTACGATGAGTTCCTCTCCAGCCACTCGGTCAGCCCTGTGAACATTGACAAGCAGGCCTGGATTGGGGAGGACATGCTGGCCACCCCCTCCCCAGACATGTTTcgcatccagcagctccag ATCTTCAACTTGATGAAGTTTGACAGCTACACACGTTTCGTGAAATCCCCGCTCTACCAGGCCTGCCTGCGGGCAGAGAGccaggggcagcccctgcccgaCCTGCGGCCCCACTcccgcagcagcagcccccCTCCTGACCTCAGCAAG GCTGAGATGCTGCTCAATTCACCCCAGAAGTCAAAGCTGAAGCTGGGCAAGTCCCTGCCACTGGGCGTGGAGACAGCAGGCAGTGGTGCCAACCGCAGCCCTCGCCGGTCCTTCAGGAAGGGAGAGCGGCGGGAGCCCTCCTGGGCAG AGGGGGGAGAAGGCGGCAGGAGCGCCATGCTGTGGAGGGAGTCCCAGGGCTCACTCAACTCCTCAGCCAGCCTGGACCTGGGCTTCTTGTCCTcggccagcacagccaccagccCCTGCACGGAG GGCCAACAGAAGAGCCTGGGGGGCAGCGAGGCAGAGCTGCCGGCCAAGCCCATGAAGTACTGCTGCGTGTACCTGCCCGACGGCACGGCCTCGCTGGCCTCCGTCCGGCCCGGCCGCTCCATCCGGGACATGCTGGTGGGGATATGTGAGAAACGCGGCTTCAGCCTCCCCGACATCAAGGTCTACCTGGTGGGGAATGAGCAG AAAGCGCTGGTGCTGGACCAGGAGTGCTCTGTGTTGGCAGACCAGGAGGTGAAGCTGGAGAACAGGATAAGCTTTGA cctggaaaTCTCCTCCCTCAACAAGACCATCCGCATCACAGCCAGGTCAACCAAGCGCATCCGGGAAGCGCTGCAGCCCGTGCTGGGGAAGTACGGCGTGAGCGTGGAGCAGACACTGCTGCGCAGG CAAGGCGAGCCAGCCACCCTGGACCTGGAGAAGCTGGTCAGCACAGTGTCTGCTCAGAAACTTGTCTTGGAAACGCCAGCAG ACGTGAGAGTGATGGAGAGTGCTGAGGCTGCGGCTGCCCCCTCTCTGCTCCGGAGTGAG GAGGGAAGCCCaacaggagcagagcctgacacgCGGTGGGAGGtgccctcctccttctccaggcCACGGGCTTCAGCTGCCATGAACCTCAACCGCCGCACGTATGACCTGGAAG GTGCATGA
- the SLC34A1 gene encoding sodium-dependent phosphate transport protein 2A has translation MLPYRTESPVLPGRCPVRGGRVVHGPQFAYCPSPQALHRLPGAHTCPFTVSAVPCPDHGFPCPGSPGRLREGRERYELDALSWQGHRLGLDELQKPELGCWARVQSFCVSLLKVPLMFGFLYLFVCSLDVLSSAFQLAGGKVAGDIFKDNAILSNPVAGLVVGILVTVLVQSSSTSTSIIVSMVSSGLLEVRSAIPIIMGSNIGTSVTNTIVALMQAGDRSEFKRAFAGATVHDCFNWLSVLVLLPLEVVSGYLHHVTRLVVATFNIRSGKDAPDLLKIITEPFTKLIIQLDKSVITGIATGDESLRNRSLIRVWCGPASPQMATVGLGPPPNCTSPGHCSTKGIEVLHNITRQKCKHLFTDTPLPDLAVGLVLLAGSLIVLCTCLILLVKLLNSLLKGQVAKAIQKVINTDLPHPLSWLTGYFAMVVGAGMTFVVQSSSVFTSAITPLIGLGVISIERAYPLTLGSNIGTTTTAILAALASPGDKLASSFQIALCHFFFNISGILLWYPLPFTRLPIRMAKALGERTAKYRWFAVLYLIICFLLLPSLIFGISMAGWRALVGVGAPFLGLLFFVGLVNALQAHSPGRLPKWLQTWDFLPAWMHSLQPLDRVITQATLCCTDRCRSTEGWEEHEGSPRDKARLGLDNPALSYPEEMPSPTIRVGSPRPLPHGATRL, from the exons ATGCTGCCCTACCGGACGGAGAGCCCGGTCCTGCCTGGTCGCTGCCCAGTGCGGGGAGGAAGGGTGGTGCACGGGCCACAGTTTGCCTACTGCCCCAGCCCCCAAG ctctgcaccGGCTGCCGGGTGCCCACACCTGCCCCTTCACTGTCAGCGCTGTGCCTTGCCCTGACCATGGCTTCCCCTGCCCCGGCTCCCCGGGGCGCCTGCGTGAGGGCCGGGAGCGCTACGAGCTGGACGCACTGTCCTGGCAGGGGCACCGCCTGGGCTTGGATGAGCTGCAGAAGCCAG AGCTCGGGTGCTGGGCCAGGGTCCAGTCCTTCTGTGTCTCCCTTCTAAAGGTGCCCCTGATGTTTGGGTTCCTGTACCTCTTCGTGTGCTCTCTGGAcgtgctcagctctgccttccaGCTGGCTGGAG GAAAGGTGGCGGGGGACATCTTCAAGGACAATGCCATCCTCTCCAATCCAGTGGCTGGGTTGGTGGTGGGCATCCTGGTGACCGTGCTGGTGCAGAGCTcctccacctccacctccaTCATTGTCAGCATGGTCTCCTCAGGAT TGCTGGAGGTGCGCTCTGCCATCCCCATCATCATGGGCTCCAACATCGGCACCTCGGTCACCAACACCATCGTGGCCCTCATGCAGGCTGGCGACCGCAGTGAGTTCAAACG agccTTCGCCGGTGCCACGGTGCACGACTGCTTCAACTGGCTGTcggtgctggtgctgctgccactggaGGTGGTGAGTGGCTACCTGCACCACGTCACCCGCCTGGTCGTGGCCACCTTCAACATCCGCAGCGGGAAGGATGCCCCCGACCTGCTGAAGATCATCACGGAGCCCTTCACCAAGCTCATCATCCAG CTGGACAAGTCTGTGATCACGGGCATCGCGACAGGGGACGAAAGCCTGCGCAACCGGAGCCTCATCCGCGTCTGGTGTGGCCCTGCATCCCCACAG ATGGCCACTGTGGGACTTGGGCCCCCCCCAAACTGCACATCCCCCGGCCACTGCAGCACTAAGGGCATCGAGGTCCTCCACAACATCACCAGGCAGAAGT GCAAGCACCTCTTCACCGACACACCACTGCCCGacctggctgtggggctggtgctgctggccgGGTCCCTCATCGTGCTCTGCACCTGCCTCATCCTCCTGGTCAAACTCCTCAACTCCCTGCTCAAGGGGCAGGTGGCCAAAGCCATCCAGAAGGTCATCAACACGG ACCTCCCACATCCGCTCAGCTGGCTCACGGGGTACTTTGCCatggtggtgggtgctgggatGACCTTCgtggtgcagagcagctctgtcttCACCTCGGCCATCACACCCCTGATCG GCCTGGGGGTGATCAGCATTGAGCGTGCCTACCCACTGACCCTGGGCTCAAACATTGgcaccaccaccactgccatCCTGGCTGCCCTGGCCAGCCCGGGGGACAAGCTGGCCAGCTCCTTCCAG ATTGCTCTGTGCCACTTCTTCTTCAACATCTCGGGCATCCTGCTGTGGTACCCGCTGCCCTTCACCCGCCTGCCCATCCGCATGGCCAAGGCGCTGGGCGAGCGCACGGCCAAGTACCGCTGGTTTGCCGTGCTGTACCTCATcatctgcttcctcctgctgccctccctcaTCTTCGGCATCTCCATGGCGGGCTGGCGGGCACTGGTGGGGGTGGGTGCGCCCTTCCTCGGCCTCCTCTTCTTCGTGGGGCTGGTGAACGCGCTGCAGGCGCACAGCCCCGGCCGCCTGCCCAAGTGGCTGCAGACCTGGGACTTCCTCCCCGCCTGGATGcactccctgcagcccctcgaCCGCGTCATCACCCAGGCCACCCTGTGCTGCACTGACCGCTGCCGCAGCACCGAGGGCTGGGAGGAGCACGAGGGCTCTCCCCGCgacaaggccaggctggggctggacAACCCCGCCCTCTCCTACCCCGAGGAGATGCCCAGCCCCACCATCCGGGTGGGCTCCCCTCGCCCACTCCCTCACGGTGCCACACGGCTCTAG
- the RGS14 gene encoding regulator of G-protein signaling 14 isoform X1 encodes MDSKDATVMLLMFPTQHSPAPIQMGHTEGCWCQGVMLGDRKTARTDPFSLSELNASRTRGSNHSVNSLPGPPTSCGSTQGSVVSWAESFETLLQDRVAVTYFTEFLKKEFSAENVYFWQACERFQQIPASDTQQLAQEARRIYDEFLSSHSVSPVNIDKQAWIGEDMLATPSPDMFRIQQLQIFNLMKFDSYTRFVKSPLYQACLRAESQGQPLPDLRPHSRSSSPPPDLSKAEMLLNSPQKSKLKLGKSLPLGVETAGSGANRSPRRSFRKGERREPSWAEGGEGGRSAMLWRESQGSLNSSASLDLGFLSSASTATSPCTEGQQKSLGGSEAELPAKPMKYCCVYLPDGTASLASVRPGRSIRDMLVGICEKRGFSLPDIKVYLVGNEQKALVLDQECSVLADQEVKLENRISFDLEISSLNKTIRITARSTKRIREALQPVLGKYGVSVEQTLLRRQGEPATLDLEKLVSTVSAQKLVLETPADVRVMESAEAAAAPSLLRSEEGSPTGAEPDTRWEVPSSFSRPRASAAMNLNRRTYDLEGLVELLNRAQSCRANDQRGLLSKEDLVLPDFLQLPVQDNSACEGSDQPSAPQPDSEGNSLPQEEPALAQPSFDHKL; translated from the exons ATGGACTCCAAGGATGCCACTGTGATGCTCCTTATGTTCCCTACCCAGCACTCACCAGCTCCGATCCAGATGGGGCACACAGagggctgctggtgccagggTGTGATGCTGGGGGACAGGAAGACAGCAAGAACTGACCCTTTTTCTCTGTCAGAGTTAAATGCCTCCCGGACCCGTGGCAGCAACCACAGTGTGAACAGCCTGCCAGGCCCACCGACCTCGTGTGGATCCACACAGGGCTCTGTGGTCAGCTGGGCTGAATCCTTCGAGACACTGCTGCAGGACCGTGTGGCTGTCACCTACTTCACT gAGTTCCTCAAGAAGGAGTTCAGTGCTGAAAACGTCTACTTTTGGCAAGCATGTGAACGCTTCCAGCAGATCCCAGCCAGTGACACACAGCAG CTGGCCCAGGAGGCACGGCGGATCTACGATGAGTTCCTCTCCAGCCACTCGGTCAGCCCTGTGAACATTGACAAGCAGGCCTGGATTGGGGAGGACATGCTGGCCACCCCCTCCCCAGACATGTTTcgcatccagcagctccag ATCTTCAACTTGATGAAGTTTGACAGCTACACACGTTTCGTGAAATCCCCGCTCTACCAGGCCTGCCTGCGGGCAGAGAGccaggggcagcccctgcccgaCCTGCGGCCCCACTcccgcagcagcagcccccCTCCTGACCTCAGCAAG GCTGAGATGCTGCTCAATTCACCCCAGAAGTCAAAGCTGAAGCTGGGCAAGTCCCTGCCACTGGGCGTGGAGACAGCAGGCAGTGGTGCCAACCGCAGCCCTCGCCGGTCCTTCAGGAAGGGAGAGCGGCGGGAGCCCTCCTGGGCAG AGGGGGGAGAAGGCGGCAGGAGCGCCATGCTGTGGAGGGAGTCCCAGGGCTCACTCAACTCCTCAGCCAGCCTGGACCTGGGCTTCTTGTCCTcggccagcacagccaccagccCCTGCACGGAG GGCCAACAGAAGAGCCTGGGGGGCAGCGAGGCAGAGCTGCCGGCCAAGCCCATGAAGTACTGCTGCGTGTACCTGCCCGACGGCACGGCCTCGCTGGCCTCCGTCCGGCCCGGCCGCTCCATCCGGGACATGCTGGTGGGGATATGTGAGAAACGCGGCTTCAGCCTCCCCGACATCAAGGTCTACCTGGTGGGGAATGAGCAG AAAGCGCTGGTGCTGGACCAGGAGTGCTCTGTGTTGGCAGACCAGGAGGTGAAGCTGGAGAACAGGATAAGCTTTGA cctggaaaTCTCCTCCCTCAACAAGACCATCCGCATCACAGCCAGGTCAACCAAGCGCATCCGGGAAGCGCTGCAGCCCGTGCTGGGGAAGTACGGCGTGAGCGTGGAGCAGACACTGCTGCGCAGG CAAGGCGAGCCAGCCACCCTGGACCTGGAGAAGCTGGTCAGCACAGTGTCTGCTCAGAAACTTGTCTTGGAAACGCCAGCAG ACGTGAGAGTGATGGAGAGTGCTGAGGCTGCGGCTGCCCCCTCTCTGCTCCGGAGTGAG GAGGGAAGCCCaacaggagcagagcctgacacgCGGTGGGAGGtgccctcctccttctccaggcCACGGGCTTCAGCTGCCATGAACCTCAACCGCCGCACGTATGACCTGGAAG ggctggtggAGCTGCTGAACCGTGCCCAGAGCTGCCGGGCCAACGACCAGCGTGGGCTGCTCTCTAAGGAGGACCTGGTCCTGCCTGACTTCCTCCAGCTCCCCGTGCAGGACAACAGTGCCTGCGAGGGGTCAGATCAGCCCAGTGCCCCTCAGCCTGACTCTGAGGGAAACAGCCTCCCTCAGGAAGAGCCTGCGCTGGCTCAGCCTTCGTTCGACCACAAGCTCTGA
- the RGS14 gene encoding regulator of G-protein signaling 14 isoform X4, which produces MQGKGKLLVVQNGRMGPAVSDGELNASRTRGSNHSVNSLPGPPTSCGSTQGSVVSWAESFETLLQDRVAVTYFTEFLKKEFSAENVYFWQACERFQQIPASDTQQLAQEARRIYDEFLSSHSVSPVNIDKQAWIGEDMLATPSPDMFRIQQLQIFNLMKFDSYTRFVKSPLYQACLRAESQGQPLPDLRPHSRSSSPPPDLSKKSKLKLGKSLPLGVETAGSGANRSPRRSFRKGERREPSWAEGGEGGRSAMLWRESQGSLNSSASLDLGFLSSASTATSPCTEGQQKSLGGSEAELPAKPMKYCCVYLPDGTASLASVRPGRSIRDMLVGICEKRGFSLPDIKVYLVGNEQKALVLDQECSVLADQEVKLENRISFDLEISSLNKTIRITARSTKRIREALQPVLGKYGVSVEQTLLRRQGEPATLDLEKLVSTVSAQKLVLETPADVRVMESAEAAAAPSLLRSEEGSPTGAEPDTRWEVPSSFSRPRASAAMNLNRRTYDLEGLVELLNRAQSCRANDQRGLLSKEDLVLPDFLQLPVQDNSACEGSDQPSAPQPDSEGNSLPQEEPALAQPSFDHKL; this is translated from the exons ATGCAGGGCAAGGGCAAACTGCTGGTGGTCCAGAACGGGCGCATG GGCCCAGCCGTGTCAGATGGAG AGTTAAATGCCTCCCGGACCCGTGGCAGCAACCACAGTGTGAACAGCCTGCCAGGCCCACCGACCTCGTGTGGATCCACACAGGGCTCTGTGGTCAGCTGGGCTGAATCCTTCGAGACACTGCTGCAGGACCGTGTGGCTGTCACCTACTTCACT gAGTTCCTCAAGAAGGAGTTCAGTGCTGAAAACGTCTACTTTTGGCAAGCATGTGAACGCTTCCAGCAGATCCCAGCCAGTGACACACAGCAG CTGGCCCAGGAGGCACGGCGGATCTACGATGAGTTCCTCTCCAGCCACTCGGTCAGCCCTGTGAACATTGACAAGCAGGCCTGGATTGGGGAGGACATGCTGGCCACCCCCTCCCCAGACATGTTTcgcatccagcagctccag ATCTTCAACTTGATGAAGTTTGACAGCTACACACGTTTCGTGAAATCCCCGCTCTACCAGGCCTGCCTGCGGGCAGAGAGccaggggcagcccctgcccgaCCTGCGGCCCCACTcccgcagcagcagcccccCTCCTGACCTCAGCAAG AAGTCAAAGCTGAAGCTGGGCAAGTCCCTGCCACTGGGCGTGGAGACAGCAGGCAGTGGTGCCAACCGCAGCCCTCGCCGGTCCTTCAGGAAGGGAGAGCGGCGGGAGCCCTCCTGGGCAG AGGGGGGAGAAGGCGGCAGGAGCGCCATGCTGTGGAGGGAGTCCCAGGGCTCACTCAACTCCTCAGCCAGCCTGGACCTGGGCTTCTTGTCCTcggccagcacagccaccagccCCTGCACGGAG GGCCAACAGAAGAGCCTGGGGGGCAGCGAGGCAGAGCTGCCGGCCAAGCCCATGAAGTACTGCTGCGTGTACCTGCCCGACGGCACGGCCTCGCTGGCCTCCGTCCGGCCCGGCCGCTCCATCCGGGACATGCTGGTGGGGATATGTGAGAAACGCGGCTTCAGCCTCCCCGACATCAAGGTCTACCTGGTGGGGAATGAGCAG AAAGCGCTGGTGCTGGACCAGGAGTGCTCTGTGTTGGCAGACCAGGAGGTGAAGCTGGAGAACAGGATAAGCTTTGA cctggaaaTCTCCTCCCTCAACAAGACCATCCGCATCACAGCCAGGTCAACCAAGCGCATCCGGGAAGCGCTGCAGCCCGTGCTGGGGAAGTACGGCGTGAGCGTGGAGCAGACACTGCTGCGCAGG CAAGGCGAGCCAGCCACCCTGGACCTGGAGAAGCTGGTCAGCACAGTGTCTGCTCAGAAACTTGTCTTGGAAACGCCAGCAG ACGTGAGAGTGATGGAGAGTGCTGAGGCTGCGGCTGCCCCCTCTCTGCTCCGGAGTGAG GAGGGAAGCCCaacaggagcagagcctgacacgCGGTGGGAGGtgccctcctccttctccaggcCACGGGCTTCAGCTGCCATGAACCTCAACCGCCGCACGTATGACCTGGAAG ggctggtggAGCTGCTGAACCGTGCCCAGAGCTGCCGGGCCAACGACCAGCGTGGGCTGCTCTCTAAGGAGGACCTGGTCCTGCCTGACTTCCTCCAGCTCCCCGTGCAGGACAACAGTGCCTGCGAGGGGTCAGATCAGCCCAGTGCCCCTCAGCCTGACTCTGAGGGAAACAGCCTCCCTCAGGAAGAGCCTGCGCTGGCTCAGCCTTCGTTCGACCACAAGCTCTGA
- the RGS14 gene encoding regulator of G-protein signaling 14 isoform X3 codes for MQGKGKLLVVQNGRMGPAVSDGELNASRTRGSNHSVNSLPGPPTSCGSTQGSVVSWAESFETLLQDRVAVTYFTEFLKKEFSAENVYFWQACERFQQIPASDTQQLAQEARRIYDEFLSSHSVSPVNIDKQAWIGEDMLATPSPDMFRIQQLQIFNLMKFDSYTRFVKSPLYQACLRAESQGQPLPDLRPHSRSSSPPPDLSKAEMLLNSPQKSKLKLGKSLPLGVETAGSGANRSPRRSFRKGERREPSWAEGGEGGRSAMLWRESQGSLNSSASLDLGFLSSASTATSPCTEGQQKSLGGSEAELPAKPMKYCCVYLPDGTASLASVRPGRSIRDMLVGICEKRGFSLPDIKVYLVGNEQKALVLDQECSVLADQEVKLENRISFDLEISSLNKTIRITARSTKRIREALQPVLGKYGVSVEQTLLRRQGEPATLDLEKLVSTVSAQKLVLETPADVRVMESAEAAAAPSLLRSEEGSPTGAEPDTRWEVPSSFSRPRASAAMNLNRRTYDLEGLVELLNRAQSCRANDQRGLLSKEDLVLPDFLQLPVQDNSACEGSDQPSAPQPDSEGNSLPQEEPALAQPSFDHKL; via the exons ATGCAGGGCAAGGGCAAACTGCTGGTGGTCCAGAACGGGCGCATG GGCCCAGCCGTGTCAGATGGAG AGTTAAATGCCTCCCGGACCCGTGGCAGCAACCACAGTGTGAACAGCCTGCCAGGCCCACCGACCTCGTGTGGATCCACACAGGGCTCTGTGGTCAGCTGGGCTGAATCCTTCGAGACACTGCTGCAGGACCGTGTGGCTGTCACCTACTTCACT gAGTTCCTCAAGAAGGAGTTCAGTGCTGAAAACGTCTACTTTTGGCAAGCATGTGAACGCTTCCAGCAGATCCCAGCCAGTGACACACAGCAG CTGGCCCAGGAGGCACGGCGGATCTACGATGAGTTCCTCTCCAGCCACTCGGTCAGCCCTGTGAACATTGACAAGCAGGCCTGGATTGGGGAGGACATGCTGGCCACCCCCTCCCCAGACATGTTTcgcatccagcagctccag ATCTTCAACTTGATGAAGTTTGACAGCTACACACGTTTCGTGAAATCCCCGCTCTACCAGGCCTGCCTGCGGGCAGAGAGccaggggcagcccctgcccgaCCTGCGGCCCCACTcccgcagcagcagcccccCTCCTGACCTCAGCAAG GCTGAGATGCTGCTCAATTCACCCCAGAAGTCAAAGCTGAAGCTGGGCAAGTCCCTGCCACTGGGCGTGGAGACAGCAGGCAGTGGTGCCAACCGCAGCCCTCGCCGGTCCTTCAGGAAGGGAGAGCGGCGGGAGCCCTCCTGGGCAG AGGGGGGAGAAGGCGGCAGGAGCGCCATGCTGTGGAGGGAGTCCCAGGGCTCACTCAACTCCTCAGCCAGCCTGGACCTGGGCTTCTTGTCCTcggccagcacagccaccagccCCTGCACGGAG GGCCAACAGAAGAGCCTGGGGGGCAGCGAGGCAGAGCTGCCGGCCAAGCCCATGAAGTACTGCTGCGTGTACCTGCCCGACGGCACGGCCTCGCTGGCCTCCGTCCGGCCCGGCCGCTCCATCCGGGACATGCTGGTGGGGATATGTGAGAAACGCGGCTTCAGCCTCCCCGACATCAAGGTCTACCTGGTGGGGAATGAGCAG AAAGCGCTGGTGCTGGACCAGGAGTGCTCTGTGTTGGCAGACCAGGAGGTGAAGCTGGAGAACAGGATAAGCTTTGA cctggaaaTCTCCTCCCTCAACAAGACCATCCGCATCACAGCCAGGTCAACCAAGCGCATCCGGGAAGCGCTGCAGCCCGTGCTGGGGAAGTACGGCGTGAGCGTGGAGCAGACACTGCTGCGCAGG CAAGGCGAGCCAGCCACCCTGGACCTGGAGAAGCTGGTCAGCACAGTGTCTGCTCAGAAACTTGTCTTGGAAACGCCAGCAG ACGTGAGAGTGATGGAGAGTGCTGAGGCTGCGGCTGCCCCCTCTCTGCTCCGGAGTGAG GAGGGAAGCCCaacaggagcagagcctgacacgCGGTGGGAGGtgccctcctccttctccaggcCACGGGCTTCAGCTGCCATGAACCTCAACCGCCGCACGTATGACCTGGAAG ggctggtggAGCTGCTGAACCGTGCCCAGAGCTGCCGGGCCAACGACCAGCGTGGGCTGCTCTCTAAGGAGGACCTGGTCCTGCCTGACTTCCTCCAGCTCCCCGTGCAGGACAACAGTGCCTGCGAGGGGTCAGATCAGCCCAGTGCCCCTCAGCCTGACTCTGAGGGAAACAGCCTCCCTCAGGAAGAGCCTGCGCTGGCTCAGCCTTCGTTCGACCACAAGCTCTGA